The following coding sequences lie in one Halorarum halophilum genomic window:
- a CDS encoding DUF2891 domain-containing protein: MDTLADIETDTVLSGEADRLRADVAETLSRYPLDSIETEFPHFVGFVDSPDGVERPKEQHPVFYGCFDWHSSVHSHWALVRQLRLFDDHPAESEIVGSIDARLTPENVDREVAYLEGNESFEKPYGWAWFLHLASELSLWDDERANEWRSILEPLERAIVSLVETEFLSQERPFRVGTHGNTAFALHCVLDYARTVSDDSLESAVVETALEFFAEDRDYPVAYEPLGWDFLSPSLTEADLMRRVYGREEFATWLDEFLPDVTSSPHDAILEPVRVDADSDEGVALHLVGLNVSKAWCLAGLASALDGHRYAEPFERSAERHAERGLAGAFTDDYAGSHWLSSFVLYLLTRNEGGIAPARTRSD; the protein is encoded by the coding sequence ATGGATACACTCGCTGACATCGAGACGGACACGGTTCTGTCGGGCGAGGCCGACCGGCTCCGGGCGGACGTCGCGGAGACCCTCTCGCGCTACCCGCTCGATTCGATCGAGACCGAGTTCCCCCACTTCGTCGGTTTCGTCGACTCCCCGGACGGGGTCGAGCGACCGAAGGAGCAGCACCCGGTGTTCTACGGCTGTTTCGACTGGCACTCCTCGGTCCACAGCCACTGGGCGCTCGTCCGTCAGCTTCGACTGTTCGACGACCACCCGGCGGAGTCGGAGATCGTCGGGAGTATCGACGCCCGGCTCACCCCCGAGAACGTCGACCGGGAGGTCGCGTACCTCGAGGGGAACGAGTCGTTCGAGAAGCCGTACGGGTGGGCGTGGTTCCTCCACCTCGCCTCTGAGCTGTCCCTGTGGGACGACGAGCGGGCGAACGAGTGGAGGTCGATCCTCGAACCGCTGGAACGGGCGATCGTGAGCCTCGTCGAGACCGAGTTCCTGTCCCAGGAGCGCCCGTTCAGGGTCGGGACCCACGGGAACACGGCGTTCGCCCTGCACTGCGTCCTCGACTACGCGAGGACGGTGTCCGACGACTCGCTTGAGTCCGCCGTCGTGGAGACGGCGTTGGAGTTCTTCGCCGAGGACCGCGACTACCCCGTCGCGTACGAACCGCTCGGCTGGGATTTCCTCTCCCCGTCGCTGACTGAGGCGGACCTCATGCGGCGCGTGTACGGCCGGGAGGAGTTCGCGACGTGGCTCGACGAGTTCCTCCCGGACGTCACCTCGTCCCCGCACGACGCGATCCTCGAACCAGTCCGCGTGGACGCCGACTCGGACGAGGGAGTCGCGCTCCACCTGGTCGGTCTGAACGTCTCGAAGGCGTGGTGTCTGGCGGGACTCGCCTCCGCGCTCGACGGTCACCGGTACGCCGAGCCGTTCGAACGGAGCGCGGAGCGGCACGCCGAGCGCGGCCTTGCCGGGGCGTTCACCGACGACTACGCCGGATCGCACTGGCTCTCCTCGTTCGTGCTGTACCTCCTGACGAGGAACGAGGGCGGCATCGCGCCGGCGCGAACCCGGTCGGATTGA
- a CDS encoding FAD-binding oxidoreductase, with product MSHGATERDVGFLADLDLDGEVSRGESDRGTHAGGYATAPDEEVPPDAVVFPESTADVSTVLAAADERGVPVTPYAAGTSLESHVTPIDGGISLDLTRMDSVLEVRPDDLTVDVEPGVIGTDLNERVARHGLTFPPLPSSGAISTIGGMIATDASGMGTVKYGEVGDWVRKLEVVMADGTVVETGTRAAKTSSGYNLTALLVGSEGTLGVVTRATLGLAGIPQQIRGGRAVFPTLDDATAAVRDAVTSGVDVAKIELMDADSAALVNNYSGTELPERPMAFVEFHADHGVEEEIAFCEAVFAAHDVESFEVGEGDEMDELWTARKDITYAADEWLPGASMGHPGDVTVPISNYPAMIRDVKEVADEYDLFIPAFGHAGDGNLHYFAVYDHEDPDAVDRAERAYAELVDRALELDGTVTGEHGIGVGKQQYLRREHGAAVDVMRSIKDALDPNGTLNPGKVLPEE from the coding sequence ATGAGCCACGGAGCGACCGAACGCGACGTCGGGTTCCTCGCGGACCTCGACCTCGACGGCGAGGTGTCCCGCGGCGAGTCCGACCGGGGCACCCACGCCGGCGGGTACGCCACGGCGCCCGACGAGGAGGTGCCGCCCGACGCGGTGGTGTTCCCGGAATCGACGGCGGACGTGTCGACGGTGCTCGCGGCGGCCGACGAACGCGGCGTCCCGGTGACGCCCTACGCGGCCGGAACGAGCCTCGAGTCGCACGTCACCCCGATCGACGGCGGTATCAGCCTCGACCTGACGCGGATGGACAGCGTCCTGGAGGTCCGCCCGGACGACCTCACGGTCGACGTCGAGCCGGGCGTCATCGGGACGGACCTGAACGAGCGCGTCGCCCGCCACGGCCTCACGTTCCCGCCGCTCCCCTCCTCGGGCGCCATCTCCACGATCGGCGGCATGATCGCCACCGACGCGTCCGGCATGGGCACCGTGAAGTACGGCGAGGTCGGCGACTGGGTCCGGAAACTGGAGGTCGTCATGGCCGACGGGACCGTCGTCGAGACCGGGACCAGGGCGGCAAAGACCTCCAGCGGCTACAACCTCACCGCCCTCTTGGTCGGCTCGGAGGGGACCCTCGGCGTGGTGACGCGGGCGACGCTCGGACTGGCGGGCATCCCCCAGCAGATCCGCGGGGGCCGCGCCGTCTTCCCGACGCTCGACGACGCGACCGCCGCGGTCCGCGACGCGGTGACCTCCGGCGTCGACGTCGCGAAGATCGAGCTGATGGACGCCGACTCGGCCGCGCTCGTGAACAACTACTCGGGGACCGAACTGCCCGAGCGACCGATGGCGTTCGTCGAGTTCCACGCCGACCACGGCGTCGAGGAGGAGATCGCGTTCTGCGAGGCGGTGTTCGCGGCACACGACGTGGAGTCGTTCGAGGTGGGCGAGGGCGACGAGATGGACGAGCTCTGGACCGCCCGGAAGGACATCACGTACGCCGCCGACGAGTGGCTCCCCGGCGCGTCGATGGGACACCCCGGCGACGTCACCGTCCCCATCTCGAACTACCCGGCGATGATCCGCGACGTGAAGGAGGTCGCCGACGAGTACGACCTGTTCATCCCCGCGTTCGGCCACGCCGGCGACGGCAACCTCCACTACTTCGCCGTCTACGACCACGAAGACCCGGACGCGGTCGATCGCGCCGAGCGCGCGTACGCCGAACTCGTCGACCGGGCTCTCGAACTCGACGGCACCGTCACGGGCGAGCACGGGATCGGCGTCGGCAAGCAGCAGTACCTCCGGCGCGAGCACGGCGCCGCGGTCGACGTGATGCGGTCGATCAAGGACGCGCTCGATCCGAACGGCACCCTCAACCCGGGGAAGGTGCTGCCCGAGGAGTAG
- a CDS encoding formyltetrahydrofolate deformylase, with product MSELTEIVVVGDDDTGLVARVTSLLFERGCNIEDLDQAVRDGVFRMRLHADTAGMVCKPDTLREDLEGLGDDLGVDVRVRFPDERDGRCIGLLVTKEEHAPRAVLEACADGTLDADVGVMAGNRDALEPLAEEFGVPFFDVGDENGSHDESELLDLLAEHDVDCIALARFMRILSPEVVFRYEGRIINVHPSLLPAFPGAEAYRQAVEGGARVAGVTAHYVTTDLDQGPVVAQRAFSVPARADAADLKESGQPLEAEALVEALRAHLDDALVIRRGRTHLREGVDPAEYDLGAVAAPEAPAPAPPVE from the coding sequence ATGAGCGAGTTGACCGAGATCGTCGTCGTCGGAGACGACGACACGGGACTGGTCGCCCGCGTCACCTCCCTGCTGTTCGAGCGGGGGTGCAACATCGAGGACCTCGACCAGGCGGTCCGGGACGGCGTGTTCCGGATGCGTCTCCACGCCGACACGGCGGGGATGGTCTGCAAGCCCGACACGCTGCGCGAGGACCTCGAAGGGCTCGGCGACGACCTCGGCGTCGACGTGCGCGTCCGCTTCCCGGACGAGCGCGACGGCCGGTGCATCGGCCTGCTCGTCACGAAGGAGGAGCACGCGCCCCGGGCGGTGCTGGAGGCCTGCGCGGACGGCACGCTCGACGCCGACGTGGGGGTGATGGCCGGCAACCGGGACGCGCTCGAACCGCTGGCCGAGGAGTTCGGCGTCCCCTTCTTCGACGTCGGCGACGAGAACGGCTCGCACGACGAGTCGGAGCTGCTGGACCTGCTGGCCGAGCACGACGTGGACTGCATCGCGCTCGCCCGCTTCATGCGCATCCTCTCGCCCGAGGTCGTGTTCCGGTACGAGGGCCGCATCATCAACGTCCACCCGTCGCTGCTTCCGGCGTTCCCGGGCGCTGAGGCGTACCGCCAGGCGGTCGAGGGCGGCGCCCGCGTCGCGGGCGTGACGGCCCACTACGTGACGACCGACCTCGACCAGGGGCCGGTCGTCGCCCAGCGCGCGTTCTCGGTCCCCGCGCGCGCCGACGCCGCGGACCTGAAGGAGAGCGGCCAGCCGCTGGAGGCCGAGGCGCTCGTCGAGGCGCTACGCGCGCACCTCGACGACGCGCTGGTGATCCGTCGCGGGCGGACGCACCTTCGGGAGGGCGTGGATCCGGCGGAGTACGACCTGGGCGCCGTGGCCGCCCCCGAAGCGCCCGCGCCGGCGCCACCCGTCGAGTAG
- the cofH gene encoding 7,8-didemethyl-8-hydroxy-5-deazariboflavin synthase subunit CofH: protein MTTPSAADLDPDDLGFDHVPETDQSFENALAKARDGERLTVDDAVELLTTGTDRDGIDRERKEAVLEAADRRRAETVGDEVTFVANLNNNVTTACNTGCLFCNFKDTAHQFEADRDGGEGPSRRTDHGGDREGEGGPSRPTGHGGFTQTPAESREAVRAGVERGIYEVTSVSGLHPAFALNDEHHEILQGFENPAREVNYKPPERYVTDPGTYVEQMEAMSVGGVHLHSMTPEEAYHARRGTDWSYEAVYAELRDAGLDSAPGTAAEILVDEVRDVICPGKIDTQGWLEAMEGAVDAGLDVTSTMMYGHVENEMHRAMHLERIRALQDRTGGITEFVPLSFVHERTPLFEHGVVSGGASDDEDELLIAVARLFLDNVDNVQTSWVKYGDEKALKTLSCGANDFMGTILSEEITKRAGGQFGEFRSFDDYVEMISSIGRTPVERSTDYRTTREIDPAEGGPFGPTLGPEADGTPLLTPEERADRGGDSTAVADD, encoded by the coding sequence ATGACCACCCCGTCGGCGGCCGACCTCGACCCCGACGACCTCGGCTTCGACCACGTCCCCGAGACCGACCAGTCGTTCGAGAACGCGCTGGCGAAGGCGCGCGACGGCGAGCGCCTGACGGTCGACGACGCGGTCGAACTGCTGACGACCGGCACGGACCGCGACGGGATCGACCGCGAGCGGAAGGAGGCGGTACTGGAGGCGGCGGACCGCCGGCGCGCCGAGACGGTCGGCGACGAGGTGACGTTCGTCGCGAACCTCAACAACAACGTCACGACGGCGTGCAACACGGGCTGTCTGTTCTGCAACTTCAAGGACACCGCCCACCAGTTCGAGGCCGACCGCGACGGCGGAGAGGGGCCGTCGCGGCGCACCGACCACGGGGGCGATCGCGAGGGTGAGGGAGGGCCGTCGCGACCAACTGGCCACGGCGGGTTCACCCAAACGCCGGCGGAATCGAGGGAGGCGGTCCGCGCCGGCGTCGAGCGCGGCATCTACGAGGTGACGTCCGTCTCGGGACTCCACCCCGCGTTCGCGCTGAACGACGAGCACCACGAGATCCTTCAGGGGTTCGAGAACCCAGCCCGCGAGGTGAACTACAAGCCGCCCGAGCGGTACGTCACCGACCCCGGCACGTACGTCGAGCAGATGGAGGCGATGAGCGTCGGCGGGGTCCACCTCCACTCGATGACGCCCGAGGAGGCGTACCACGCCCGCCGCGGCACCGACTGGAGCTACGAGGCGGTGTACGCCGAACTCCGGGACGCGGGGCTCGACTCCGCGCCCGGCACCGCCGCGGAGATCCTCGTGGACGAGGTCCGGGACGTGATCTGCCCCGGGAAGATCGATACGCAGGGGTGGCTGGAGGCGATGGAGGGGGCCGTCGACGCCGGCCTCGACGTGACCTCGACGATGATGTACGGCCACGTCGAGAACGAGATGCACCGCGCGATGCACCTGGAGCGCATCCGGGCCCTCCAGGACCGGACCGGCGGCATCACCGAGTTCGTCCCGCTGTCGTTCGTCCACGAGCGCACGCCGCTGTTCGAGCACGGCGTCGTCTCCGGCGGCGCGAGCGACGACGAGGACGAACTCCTCATCGCGGTCGCCCGCCTGTTCCTCGACAACGTCGACAACGTCCAGACCTCGTGGGTGAAGTACGGCGACGAGAAGGCACTGAAGACGCTCTCGTGCGGGGCGAACGACTTCATGGGCACCATCCTCTCGGAGGAGATCACCAAGCGAGCGGGCGGGCAGTTCGGCGAGTTCCGCAGTTTCGACGACTACGTCGAGATGATCTCGTCAATCGGCCGCACCCCCGTCGAGCGTTCGACCGACTACCGGACGACCCGCGAGATCGACCCGGCGGAGGGCGGCCCCTTCGGCCCGACGCTCGGCCCGGAGGCCGACGGGACGCCGCTGCTCACCCCGGAGGAACGCGCGGATCGAGGCGGCGACTCCACGGCGGTGGCCGACGACTGA
- the purS gene encoding phosphoribosylformylglycinamidine synthase subunit PurS, whose amino-acid sequence MTAYTATVTVRLKHGVLDPEAETTKGALERLGFEVEALRSADRFEVDLDAVDADAARERADEMAKRLLANPTIHDYDVDVVER is encoded by the coding sequence ATGACCGCCTACACCGCCACGGTGACCGTGCGGCTGAAGCACGGGGTGCTCGATCCCGAGGCCGAGACGACGAAGGGGGCGCTCGAGCGCCTCGGGTTCGAGGTCGAGGCGCTCCGCTCGGCCGACCGCTTCGAGGTCGATCTCGACGCCGTGGACGCCGACGCGGCGCGCGAGCGGGCCGACGAGATGGCGAAACGACTGCTCGCGAACCCGACCATCCACGACTACGACGTCGACGTCGTGGAGCGATGA
- the purQ gene encoding phosphoribosylformylglycinamidine synthase I produces the protein MISVVQFGGSNCDRDAVAALSHLGIDAERVWHADGLPEDTDGVVIPGGFSYGDYLRAGAMAARTPVMDEVRALAEEGTPVLGVCNGAQISCEAGLTEGAFTTNRSARFQCEAVHLRVERADTPWTEAYDEGAVIEVPIAHGEGRFEIADERLAALNDEDRVLFRYCDADGNVTEAANPNGSTGNVAGVLGARETVAVMMPHPERATLPDVGGTDGQGVLRAFA, from the coding sequence ATGATCTCGGTCGTCCAGTTCGGCGGCTCGAACTGCGACCGCGACGCGGTCGCCGCGCTCTCCCACCTGGGCATCGACGCCGAGCGCGTCTGGCACGCCGACGGCCTCCCCGAGGATACCGACGGCGTCGTGATCCCCGGCGGCTTCTCCTACGGCGACTACCTCCGGGCCGGCGCGATGGCCGCCCGGACGCCGGTGATGGACGAGGTCCGGGCGCTGGCCGAGGAGGGGACGCCGGTGCTCGGCGTCTGCAACGGCGCGCAGATCAGCTGCGAGGCGGGCCTCACGGAGGGCGCGTTCACGACGAACCGTTCGGCCCGCTTCCAGTGCGAGGCGGTCCACCTCCGCGTCGAGCGCGCGGACACGCCGTGGACGGAGGCGTACGACGAGGGTGCCGTCATCGAGGTGCCCATCGCGCACGGCGAGGGGCGCTTCGAGATCGCCGACGAGCGGCTGGCCGCGCTGAACGACGAGGACAGGGTGCTGTTCCGCTACTGCGACGCGGACGGGAACGTCACCGAGGCGGCCAACCCCAACGGATCGACGGGGAACGTGGCGGGCGTGCTCGGCGCGCGCGAGACTGTCGCGGTGATGATGCCCCACCCCGAACGGGCGACGCTGCCGGACGTCGGCGGGACGGACGGGCAGGGCGTACTTCGGGCGTTCGCCTGA
- a CDS encoding phosphoribosylaminoimidazolesuccinocarboxamide synthase, whose protein sequence is MTSVKEFRVERAPTDAAPGVGSFVFTDDYSVFDWGKMPDEIPGKGASLCTMGSFNFELLEDEGVPTHYRGVGPDATPLAEAEGPPRELAIDLVNVPDLPFADGAYDYDAFHANAGSNYIVPLEIVFRNTVPVGSSLRKRIEPRDVALDRDEWPDEAVPLPGPIVEFSTKYEEQDRYLTREEADAVAGAADVDDLEAVALRVNELLTERAAGTGFVHEDGKIECLYADGEVRIADVVGTFDENRFAYDGQEVSKEVVRQYYKREHPEWVDAVGEAKARADCEGVADWRPLCEVEPPELPADVVEAAADMYAAGANAYTGRDWFDAPDLADAVDRVRGL, encoded by the coding sequence ATGACGAGCGTCAAGGAGTTCCGCGTCGAGCGCGCGCCCACCGACGCGGCCCCCGGCGTCGGCAGTTTCGTCTTCACCGACGACTACTCCGTCTTCGACTGGGGGAAGATGCCCGACGAGATCCCGGGCAAGGGCGCCTCGCTCTGCACGATGGGGTCGTTCAACTTCGAATTGCTCGAGGACGAGGGCGTCCCGACACACTACCGCGGCGTCGGGCCGGACGCGACGCCCCTGGCCGAGGCCGAGGGCCCGCCCCGGGAACTCGCCATCGACCTCGTGAACGTCCCCGACCTCCCCTTCGCCGACGGCGCGTACGACTACGACGCCTTCCACGCGAACGCCGGCTCGAACTACATCGTCCCCCTCGAGATCGTGTTCCGCAACACAGTGCCGGTCGGCTCGAGCCTCCGGAAGCGCATCGAACCGCGCGACGTCGCCCTCGACCGCGACGAGTGGCCCGACGAGGCGGTCCCGCTACCCGGTCCGATCGTCGAGTTCTCCACGAAGTACGAGGAGCAGGACCGCTACCTCACGCGCGAGGAGGCGGACGCCGTCGCGGGCGCCGCCGACGTCGACGACTTGGAGGCGGTCGCGCTGCGCGTGAACGAACTCCTGACCGAGCGAGCGGCCGGGACGGGGTTCGTCCACGAGGACGGGAAGATCGAGTGCCTGTACGCCGACGGCGAGGTCCGCATCGCCGACGTGGTCGGCACGTTCGACGAGAACCGCTTCGCCTACGACGGCCAGGAGGTGTCCAAGGAGGTCGTCCGGCAGTACTACAAGCGCGAGCATCCGGAGTGGGTCGACGCAGTCGGCGAGGCGAAGGCACGGGCGGACTGCGAGGGCGTCGCCGACTGGCGCCCGCTCTGCGAGGTGGAACCGCCCGAGCTCCCGGCCGACGTCGTCGAGGCCGCCGCGGACATGTACGCCGCCGGCGCGAACGCCTACACCGGGCGGGACTGGTTCGACGCGCCCGACTTGGCGGACGCGGTCGACCGTGTTCGGGGCCTGTAG
- a CDS encoding TIGR00266 family protein yields the protein MEHEITHRPSFAMAEVSLEEGEQVLAESGAMVSYSEGIEMETNATGGFLKSIRRGLFGGESVFQNTFTASKPGSVTFAPPLPGDVVHHELDGDTVYVQSGSYIASDPALDVDTEFGGARTFFGSEGLFLLRIEGSGPLFMSSYGAIREIDLAPDETYTIDTGHIVAFEDTADFTVRRMGGLKSTLLSGEGLVAEFTGEGRIWLQTRSQDSFLAWLVPKLPTQTPQGSTT from the coding sequence GTGGAACACGAGATCACGCACCGTCCGTCGTTCGCGATGGCCGAGGTGTCCCTGGAGGAGGGAGAACAGGTCCTCGCGGAGTCGGGGGCGATGGTGAGCTACAGCGAGGGCATCGAGATGGAGACGAACGCCACCGGGGGGTTCCTGAAGTCGATCCGTCGGGGGCTGTTCGGGGGCGAAAGCGTCTTCCAGAACACTTTCACCGCCAGCAAGCCGGGGTCGGTCACGTTCGCGCCACCGCTACCGGGGGACGTCGTCCACCACGAGCTCGACGGGGACACCGTCTACGTGCAGTCGGGGTCGTACATCGCCTCCGACCCGGCACTCGACGTCGACACCGAGTTCGGGGGTGCCAGAACGTTCTTCGGGAGCGAGGGACTGTTCCTGCTCAGGATCGAGGGGAGCGGGCCGCTGTTCATGTCCAGCTATGGCGCTATCCGGGAGATCGACCTCGCACCCGACGAGACGTACACCATCGATACAGGCCACATCGTCGCCTTCGAGGACACCGCCGACTTCACCGTCAGGCGGATGGGCGGACTGAAATCGACGCTGCTCAGCGGCGAGGGGCTGGTCGCCGAGTTCACCGGCGAGGGACGAATCTGGCTCCAGACGCGCAGCCAGGACTCGTTCCTGGCCTGGCTCGTCCCAAAGCTTCCCACGCAAACCCCCCAAGGATCGACAACCTGA
- a CDS encoding 4Fe-4S dicluster domain-containing protein gives MATNESSDQVMGQGVMSTGEGARIFPDVEACIDCGGCVVACKRTWDVPHDEQRISISTMLEGQPADPMEFNGNSPGALGQANASPGETSIPMQCYHCENAPCVSVCPVDSLVKKENGFVEVRDDLCVGCQYCLSACPFGAPQFPAEDEGAASLFGTGGTMDKCTMCEERQDVGKGPACAEECATDALLVGDATEIADELDKRGTDPFFNDRAMEIVFGDDAGEFER, from the coding sequence ATGGCAACCAACGAATCCAGCGACCAGGTCATGGGTCAGGGGGTGATGAGTACCGGAGAGGGTGCTCGCATCTTCCCCGACGTCGAGGCCTGCATCGACTGCGGCGGGTGCGTCGTCGCGTGCAAGCGCACGTGGGACGTGCCCCACGACGAACAGCGCATCAGCATTTCGACGATGCTGGAGGGACAGCCGGCCGACCCCATGGAGTTCAACGGGAACAGCCCGGGGGCGCTCGGCCAGGCGAACGCGAGTCCGGGCGAGACGTCCATCCCGATGCAGTGTTACCACTGCGAGAACGCGCCGTGCGTGTCGGTGTGTCCGGTGGACTCGCTCGTGAAGAAGGAGAACGGCTTCGTCGAGGTCCGCGACGACCTCTGCGTCGGCTGCCAGTACTGCCTGTCGGCCTGCCCGTTCGGCGCGCCGCAGTTCCCCGCCGAGGACGAGGGGGCGGCGTCGCTGTTCGGGACCGGCGGCACGATGGACAAGTGTACGATGTGCGAGGAGCGCCAGGACGTCGGCAAGGGGCCAGCCTGCGCCGAGGAGTGTGCGACCGACGCGCTCCTGGTGGGCGACGCGACGGAGATCGCCGACGAACTCGACAAGCGCGGCACCGACCCGTTCTTCAACGACCGGGCGATGGAGATCGTGTTCGGCGACGACGCCGGGGAGTTCGAGAGATGA
- a CDS encoding cytochrome b/b6 domain-containing protein, which produces MTQLDHGKFTRMTTTFHTLLALDVFVLFFSGYSMMFNDELWWLVGLMGGSTGVAAVHRIAGAGLLALIVFWMLMMVTTGTGRGNFREVLPTRGDIEAMVQDVKFLLGSADERHPNARQFAGGTADEIPLLTYIGKGVVFIFSVELALLSLSGVLIWTKTGVMGMLASKTAAMAFVTFHGLLGVIMLMGVMFHIFEHGFHPAFYPVEVKAFIPRSMIPEYHDEEGDGDGGTGIERLELAPSWNTASTVVGALTVIGIVSVLLASVFDEGYPVPRELVIGGGPTNTLLAVGINAGIFVLFLGLVLQMYGNLLRVRWERQLESEAEEPPTTATDGGRSETER; this is translated from the coding sequence ATGACCCAGCTCGACCACGGGAAGTTCACCCGCATGACGACCACGTTCCACACGCTGCTCGCGCTGGACGTGTTCGTCCTGTTCTTCTCGGGCTACAGCATGATGTTCAACGACGAGCTGTGGTGGCTCGTCGGGTTGATGGGCGGCTCCACCGGCGTCGCGGCGGTCCATCGGATCGCCGGCGCGGGGCTGCTCGCGCTCATCGTCTTCTGGATGCTCATGATGGTCACGACCGGAACCGGGAGGGGGAACTTCCGGGAGGTCCTCCCGACTCGGGGTGATATCGAGGCGATGGTCCAGGACGTGAAGTTCCTGCTCGGGAGCGCGGACGAGCGGCACCCGAACGCCCGCCAGTTCGCCGGCGGTACCGCCGACGAGATCCCCCTGCTCACCTACATCGGGAAGGGCGTCGTGTTCATCTTCTCGGTGGAGCTGGCGCTGCTGTCCCTCTCCGGCGTGCTCATCTGGACCAAGACGGGCGTTATGGGGATGCTGGCGAGCAAGACCGCCGCGATGGCGTTCGTCACCTTCCACGGGCTGCTCGGGGTCATCATGCTGATGGGCGTGATGTTCCACATCTTCGAGCACGGGTTCCACCCCGCCTTCTACCCCGTCGAGGTGAAGGCGTTCATCCCGCGCTCGATGATTCCCGAGTACCACGACGAGGAGGGCGACGGGGACGGCGGGACGGGCATCGAACGGCTCGAACTCGCACCGTCGTGGAACACCGCCTCGACCGTCGTCGGCGCGCTGACGGTGATCGGCATCGTCTCCGTGCTGCTCGCGAGCGTCTTCGACGAGGGCTACCCGGTGCCGCGCGAACTCGTGATCGGCGGCGGCCCGACGAACACCCTGCTCGCGGTCGGCATCAACGCGGGCATCTTCGTGCTGTTCCTCGGGCTCGTGCTGCAGATGTACGGGAACCTCCTCCGCGTCCGCTGGGAGCGCCAGCTGGAGTCGGAGGCCGAGGAGCCGCCGACCACGGCGACCGACGGCGGGCGAAGCGAGACCGAGCGGTAG